A window of Marinobacter salarius contains these coding sequences:
- a CDS encoding chemotaxis protein — MVQSSLATKSQSFDLVKSEIEQTIKQAESSLERFQENRESGEDLQNCVDFLNQLRGIFILVELRAGTLLCQEAVSMANDVPVGANDDKNILLTTLNSALFILRRYVEYYHQQRADHPELLLPVINDLREARKEKPYPESCFFDVDVKERPDFCSGLSLQAFDGNEAEYEILARRMRLTFQVALLGVLREKNDVVSKKLFGRAARGFARLCQGQPMGQMWCLVAIVADTMLDRVMGLSKARKRMFMRIEKYSREVVYVGKVATAKDAPDSLIRDLVYLLYRSGSANPEVTSVLSAYRLTPAEFPDSMLDAHARRLYGPGTDVLKSLSTALQDELNQLKDKLDIVERGIEPDLAELSSIAGALERLANTLIMLDLNQLGAMARGEAAKLRTWEEENRLPADDELYKLADSVLGIEDAVMQIVVRGITSETDALAGGQRTREESLYLHEATYVVADEAKSALTLAKRAITAFIESDYDKLHLANLPATLHSIWGGLHMLNDPGAASVLERVAASIQERLLDAREAPQAQVLEALADALTSLEYYIESVGRREDRNADLLKLAESSLEDVGL; from the coding sequence ATGGTTCAATCGTCTCTGGCGACGAAATCACAGTCATTTGATCTGGTCAAAAGTGAGATTGAGCAGACCATCAAACAGGCAGAGTCCAGCCTTGAACGCTTTCAGGAAAACCGTGAAAGCGGTGAGGATCTGCAGAACTGTGTGGATTTTCTGAACCAGCTCCGCGGTATTTTCATTCTTGTCGAACTGCGTGCTGGCACCCTCCTGTGCCAGGAAGCCGTCAGTATGGCCAATGATGTTCCCGTTGGCGCCAACGACGACAAGAATATCCTTCTGACGACCCTCAATAGCGCGCTGTTCATTCTGCGCCGTTACGTTGAATATTATCATCAGCAGCGAGCGGATCATCCGGAGTTGTTGCTACCAGTTATCAATGATCTGCGCGAAGCCCGTAAGGAAAAACCTTACCCGGAATCCTGTTTCTTCGATGTGGACGTCAAGGAGCGGCCGGATTTCTGCTCGGGGCTTTCCCTCCAGGCGTTTGATGGTAACGAGGCGGAGTACGAAATATTGGCCCGCCGTATGCGGCTGACGTTCCAGGTTGCACTGCTGGGTGTGCTTCGCGAAAAGAACGATGTGGTCAGCAAGAAACTTTTTGGCCGGGCAGCGCGTGGATTTGCTCGGCTTTGCCAGGGGCAGCCCATGGGGCAGATGTGGTGTCTGGTTGCCATTGTGGCGGATACCATGCTTGATCGTGTCATGGGACTCAGCAAGGCCCGAAAGCGCATGTTCATGCGCATCGAGAAATATTCCCGGGAAGTCGTGTACGTTGGCAAGGTGGCCACGGCCAAGGATGCGCCGGACTCTCTCATTCGTGATCTGGTGTATCTGCTCTATAGGAGTGGATCGGCAAATCCCGAGGTGACCTCTGTACTGTCAGCTTATCGACTGACGCCTGCGGAATTCCCGGACTCCATGCTTGATGCCCATGCCCGTCGACTTTATGGCCCGGGCACCGATGTTCTCAAGTCGTTGTCGACGGCATTGCAGGACGAACTGAATCAGCTCAAGGACAAGCTCGACATTGTTGAGCGTGGCATTGAGCCGGACCTGGCGGAGTTGTCATCCATTGCAGGCGCCCTGGAGCGCCTTGCCAACACGCTGATCATGCTGGACCTCAACCAGTTAGGAGCTATGGCCCGGGGTGAGGCCGCGAAGTTGCGCACCTGGGAGGAAGAGAATCGTCTGCCAGCGGACGATGAACTCTACAAGCTGGCGGATTCCGTATTGGGTATCGAGGATGCCGTGATGCAAATCGTGGTCCGTGGTATTACATCGGAAACCGATGCCCTTGCGGGTGGTCAGCGTACCCGTGAAGAATCCCTTTACCTCCATGAGGCCACCTATGTAGTGGCCGACGAAGCGAAAAGTGCACTGACCCTCGCAAAACGCGCCATAACGGCGTTTATCGAGTCCGACTACGACAAGCTCCACCTCGCCAATCTGCCTGCTACGTTGCACAGTATCTGGGGTGGGCTCCATATGCTGAACGATCCCGGAGCGGCCTCGGTGTTGGAGCGCGTGGCAGCATCCATTCAGGAGCGATTACTGGACGCCAGGGAGGCGCCTCAGGCTCAGGTGCTGGAAGCGCTGGCGGACGCGTTAACGTCCCTCGAGTATTACATCGAGAGCGTTGGCAGGCGGGAAGATCGCAATGCGGACTTGTTGAAACTGGCGGAATCCTCATTGGAGGACGTGGGGCTCTAG
- a CDS encoding SCP2 sterol-binding domain-containing protein, whose product MSVAQIFEKLEQNFNADAAEGLDLVFQFDIEDDKTYHLVIKDGTCKMAEGAHDDPSVTLIMNSETLQGIVSGETDGMQAFMAGQLRAEGDMMLATKLGELFNMG is encoded by the coding sequence ATGTCTGTAGCTCAGATATTCGAAAAACTCGAACAGAATTTTAACGCGGACGCAGCTGAAGGCCTCGATCTGGTATTCCAGTTCGACATTGAGGACGACAAGACCTATCACCTGGTTATCAAGGATGGCACCTGCAAGATGGCCGAAGGCGCCCATGACGACCCTTCCGTCACCCTGATCATGAACTCCGAAACCCTGCAGGGCATCGTATCTGGCGAAACCGATGGCATGCAGGCATTTATGGCCGGTCAGCTGCGCGCTGAGGGCGACATGATGCTCGCAACCAAACTGGGCGAGCTGTTTAATATGGGCTGA
- the sohB gene encoding protease SohB yields the protein MEFLTEFGLFIAKTITLVVALLVIVSVVLSAAHKDKDDQGSDGELRVRKLNEKYRKLRESLQAKLRSDSERKAFEKARKKEDKAKQKAEKAKRKSGDAEEKPRPKVYVLDFDGDIKASDTDSLRRSITAVLSVAEPETDEVVIRLESGGGLVHSYGLAAAQLDRIRAKGIRLTACVDKVAASGGYMMACVADRIVASPFAILGSIGVVAQLPNFHRLLKKNDVDFEILTAGEHKRTMTVFGENTDKGRTKFLEDLEDTHVLFKEYVGERRPELDIAAVANGDIWFGSRALEVKLVDEIKTSDEYLIEACDKADVISVGFQRKRTLPEKLGLATSAALEHTVWRVLGAFRNQKIQ from the coding sequence TTGGAATTTCTGACAGAGTTCGGTTTGTTTATTGCGAAAACGATCACCCTTGTGGTGGCGCTTCTGGTCATTGTTTCAGTGGTTTTATCCGCTGCCCACAAAGACAAGGACGATCAGGGGAGTGACGGAGAGCTGCGGGTCCGCAAACTCAACGAGAAATACCGTAAGCTGAGGGAGTCACTTCAGGCCAAACTGCGCAGCGATTCGGAACGCAAGGCTTTCGAAAAAGCCCGTAAAAAGGAAGACAAGGCCAAGCAGAAAGCCGAGAAGGCCAAGCGCAAATCCGGCGATGCTGAGGAAAAACCCCGTCCCAAGGTATACGTGTTGGACTTCGACGGCGATATCAAGGCCAGCGATACGGACTCTTTGCGCCGCTCAATCACAGCAGTGCTCAGCGTTGCGGAGCCTGAAACCGATGAAGTGGTGATACGCCTTGAAAGTGGTGGTGGCCTGGTTCACTCATACGGGCTTGCGGCTGCCCAGTTGGACCGTATTCGAGCCAAAGGTATCCGGCTTACGGCCTGCGTCGATAAGGTTGCTGCCAGTGGTGGTTACATGATGGCGTGCGTGGCTGACAGGATTGTCGCGTCGCCGTTTGCGATTCTGGGGTCCATTGGTGTTGTAGCCCAATTGCCCAACTTCCATCGTTTGCTCAAGAAGAACGACGTCGACTTCGAGATTCTGACGGCCGGTGAACACAAGCGCACCATGACCGTTTTCGGCGAAAACACCGATAAAGGAAGAACCAAATTCCTTGAAGACCTTGAGGATACCCACGTGTTGTTCAAGGAATACGTGGGTGAACGCCGCCCGGAACTGGATATTGCCGCCGTTGCAAATGGCGATATCTGGTTTGGCAGCCGCGCCCTGGAGGTCAAGCTGGTGGACGAGATCAAGACCTCCGACGAATATCTCATTGAAGCCTGTGACAAGGCCGACGTAATCTCTGTAGGTTTTCAGCGCAAACGCACGTTGCCGGAAAAGCTTGGCCTGGCCACCAGTGCAGCACTTGAGCACACCGTATGGCGGGTACTGGGCGCGTTCCGCAACCAGAAAATTCAGTAA
- a CDS encoding YhdH/YhfP family quinone oxidoreductase — protein sequence MTNNTEFKAWRVQEQGGEFAGSEQTLHVSDLPENDVLIKVSHSSLNYKDALSASGNKGVTRNFPHTPGIDAAGEVVEASSGSFSAGDQVLVTGYDLGMNTDGGFGEYIRVPAEWCVAMPKGWSARTAMIYGTAGLTAGLCVQKLLTMGARPEQGKVAVSGASGAVGSVAVELLASLGFEVVAISGKQDHADALKNLGATEVLGREALAAEKKPMLKPAYANAVDTVGGGPLAELLKQIHPGGSVSCCGLVAGPQLETTVLPFILRGNNLLGVDSVEIPLSDKQSVWDKFAGDWACKKTEASARDIGRGELDGALKAFLKGESSGKIVLDHSR from the coding sequence ATGACAAACAACACTGAGTTCAAGGCATGGCGCGTTCAGGAGCAGGGCGGAGAGTTCGCGGGTTCTGAGCAAACGCTGCACGTATCCGATCTGCCCGAAAACGATGTCCTTATTAAAGTCAGTCATTCGTCCCTGAACTACAAGGATGCCTTGTCCGCCTCCGGCAACAAGGGCGTTACACGTAACTTCCCCCACACTCCAGGTATCGATGCTGCCGGGGAAGTGGTGGAAGCCTCGTCCGGCTCCTTTTCGGCCGGTGACCAGGTGCTGGTAACCGGCTATGACCTCGGTATGAACACCGACGGTGGCTTCGGCGAATACATCCGGGTACCGGCCGAGTGGTGTGTGGCAATGCCCAAGGGTTGGAGCGCCCGAACCGCCATGATATACGGCACAGCCGGCCTGACGGCGGGACTGTGCGTACAAAAGTTGTTGACCATGGGTGCCAGGCCCGAGCAGGGCAAAGTCGCTGTCAGTGGTGCCAGTGGCGCTGTCGGCAGCGTAGCGGTTGAGCTGCTTGCTAGCCTCGGCTTCGAAGTAGTGGCTATCAGTGGCAAACAAGACCACGCCGATGCACTCAAAAACCTTGGTGCCACGGAAGTGCTCGGACGCGAAGCTCTGGCAGCCGAAAAGAAGCCAATGCTGAAGCCCGCCTATGCCAATGCTGTAGATACCGTCGGCGGTGGCCCACTGGCGGAATTGCTGAAGCAGATCCACCCAGGCGGCTCCGTCTCTTGCTGCGGCCTGGTCGCCGGGCCACAATTGGAAACCACCGTTCTGCCGTTTATCCTGCGGGGCAACAACCTGCTGGGTGTGGATTCGGTTGAAATTCCGCTGTCGGACAAACAGTCAGTCTGGGACAAATTTGCCGGTGACTGGGCGTGCAAAAAGACAGAGGCTTCGGCGCGGGATATTGGGCGTGGAGAGCTGGATGGCGCTTTGAAGGCGTTCCTGAAAGGGGAGTCGTCCGGGAAGATTGTTCTAGATCATTCCAGGTAA
- a CDS encoding DUF934 domain-containing protein gives MPDVITSDGSIRQDDWVVVPRPADGESLDVPEQPALIPADLWLAGKEHFEGRDDIGVWLDSHDEPEILAGVVNELPVIAVNFPKFSDGRGYSIARLLRERLSYRNELRAVGDVLLDQLQFMKRCGFDTYVLRADKDINKAARCLNFFTQGYQAATDTDEPLFRRRAS, from the coding sequence ATGCCTGATGTGATCACCAGTGACGGAAGTATCCGTCAGGACGATTGGGTTGTTGTGCCAAGGCCAGCAGACGGGGAGTCTCTGGATGTTCCCGAGCAACCTGCCCTGATTCCGGCCGATCTGTGGTTGGCGGGAAAAGAACACTTTGAAGGTCGTGATGATATTGGTGTGTGGCTTGACAGCCATGACGAGCCGGAGATTCTGGCTGGCGTGGTGAATGAGCTGCCGGTGATTGCGGTGAACTTTCCGAAGTTCAGCGATGGCCGCGGTTACAGTATCGCGCGGCTGCTTCGTGAGCGCCTGAGTTACCGGAACGAACTTCGTGCGGTCGGTGATGTGCTTCTTGATCAGTTGCAGTTTATGAAGCGGTGCGGTTTTGATACTTATGTGCTGCGTGCAGATAAGGATATCAACAAGGCAGCTCGTTGCCTGAACTTCTTTACCCAGGGGTATCAGGCTGCGACCGATACGGACGAGCCGTTGTTTCGTCGTCGGGCTTCCTGA
- a CDS encoding nitrite/sulfite reductase, with amino-acid sequence MYVYDEHDRQMAAERVAQFRDQTERALAGELSEDEFLPLRLQNGLYVQRLAPMLRIAVPYGMLRSAQLRRLARITRDYDKGYAHFTTRQNVQLNWPEIEDVPDILAELAEVEMHANQTSGNCIRNTTTDQFSGVQADEITDPRPYCEIIRQWSTFHPEFAFLPRKFKVAVNASEQSDRAAIQVHDIGLQMLRNDQGELGFRVHVGGGLGRTPMVGPVIRDFLPELDLLTYLEAVLRVYNRYGRRDNKFKARIKILVKALTPEGFAAKVEEEWSHIKDSPTRLTQEAIEQFKGYFTEPDYQRVPDVKDALATQRFENRGFDQWISHNVDTHKNPGYAIVTLTMKKTGTPPGDVSDRQLEQIADLADRYSFGEVRVTHQQNVVLADVRKDQLFELWQAITPMDFATANLNTLTDVICCPGGDYCALANAKSIPVAESIQRQFDDMDYLYDIGNIDLNISGCMNACGHHHVGNIGVLGVDKKGQEFYQISLGGSSHHDAAIGKILGPSFAREDMPEVMQKIINVYVDNRTSEEPFLDTYHRIGIEPFKERVYA; translated from the coding sequence ATGTATGTTTATGACGAACACGACCGGCAGATGGCTGCCGAGCGCGTTGCACAATTCCGTGACCAGACCGAGAGAGCACTGGCTGGCGAGCTGAGCGAAGACGAGTTTCTTCCACTGCGACTTCAGAACGGATTGTATGTACAGCGTCTTGCCCCGATGTTGCGCATCGCGGTGCCGTACGGAATGCTCCGTTCTGCCCAGCTTCGCCGCCTGGCACGCATAACCCGTGACTATGACAAAGGTTATGCGCACTTTACAACCCGCCAGAACGTTCAGCTCAACTGGCCGGAGATCGAAGACGTACCGGATATCCTGGCCGAGTTGGCGGAAGTCGAAATGCACGCCAACCAGACCAGCGGCAACTGCATCCGCAACACCACCACGGATCAGTTTTCCGGTGTGCAGGCGGACGAGATTACCGACCCGCGCCCCTACTGCGAGATCATCCGCCAGTGGTCCACCTTCCACCCGGAATTCGCCTTTTTGCCGCGCAAGTTCAAGGTGGCCGTCAATGCGTCTGAACAGTCCGATCGTGCCGCTATCCAGGTTCATGATATCGGCCTGCAGATGTTGCGTAATGATCAGGGGGAACTCGGTTTCCGTGTCCACGTGGGCGGTGGTCTTGGACGTACGCCGATGGTTGGCCCTGTTATCCGTGACTTCCTGCCGGAACTGGATCTACTCACGTATCTAGAGGCCGTACTGCGCGTCTACAACCGATACGGTCGCCGCGACAACAAGTTCAAGGCCCGTATCAAGATTCTGGTGAAGGCGCTGACGCCCGAAGGATTCGCGGCGAAGGTGGAAGAGGAATGGTCCCACATCAAGGACTCCCCTACGCGTCTCACCCAGGAAGCCATTGAGCAGTTCAAAGGGTATTTCACCGAGCCGGACTACCAGCGGGTTCCGGATGTGAAGGACGCTTTGGCGACCCAACGATTCGAGAACCGCGGGTTTGATCAGTGGATCAGTCACAACGTGGATACCCACAAGAACCCAGGCTACGCCATTGTAACGCTGACCATGAAGAAAACCGGCACGCCGCCGGGCGATGTCAGTGATCGCCAGCTAGAGCAGATTGCCGACCTGGCAGACCGGTACAGCTTCGGCGAAGTACGGGTGACGCATCAGCAGAACGTGGTTCTGGCGGATGTCCGGAAAGATCAACTGTTCGAGCTCTGGCAAGCGATCACACCAATGGACTTTGCCACTGCGAACCTGAATACGCTGACCGATGTTATCTGCTGCCCGGGTGGCGATTACTGCGCCCTGGCGAATGCCAAGTCTATTCCCGTGGCGGAGTCCATTCAGCGCCAGTTCGATGATATGGACTACCTGTACGACATCGGCAACATTGATCTGAACATTTCCGGCTGCATGAACGCCTGCGGTCACCACCACGTGGGCAATATCGGCGTCCTTGGCGTCGACAAGAAGGGGCAGGAGTTCTACCAGATTAGCCTGGGCGGCTCCTCCCATCACGATGCCGCGATTGGCAAGATCCTGGGCCCCTCTTTCGCCCGGGAAGACATGCCGGAAGTGATGCAGAAAATCATTAATGTGTACGTCGATAACCGGACCTCGGAAGAGCCTTTCCTGGATACCTATCACCGTATCGGCATTGAGCCATTCAAGGAGCGGGTTTATGCCTGA
- a CDS encoding DUF2970 domain-containing protein, which produces MTDKNENEHSPDKSAEPAKSAKTAKTGPGVFKVMQSILAGALGVQSDKRREEDFSSHSPWPYIIAGILFTVGFVVTLVVVVKLVLAGQ; this is translated from the coding sequence ATGACGGATAAAAACGAAAACGAGCATTCACCCGACAAGTCTGCTGAGCCTGCCAAATCGGCAAAGACAGCAAAAACAGGACCGGGGGTTTTCAAAGTGATGCAGAGCATCCTTGCCGGCGCGCTCGGCGTTCAGTCCGACAAGCGCCGTGAGGAAGATTTCTCAAGCCACAGTCCCTGGCCGTACATCATCGCCGGAATCCTGTTTACGGTCGGCTTCGTTGTTACCCTCGTGGTGGTCGTCAAGCTGGTGCTTGCCGGCCAGTAG
- the metH gene encoding methionine synthase: MTDRNSRLDRLEQLGNALKERIIILDGGMGTMIQNLKLDEAAFRGDRFADYDREVQGNNDLLNLTQPALLRNIHADYLEAGADIIETNTFNSTQLSQADYGLESIAKELNVEAAKLARQIADEFTARNPEKPRFVAGAVGPTSRTASISPDVNNPGYRNVDFQTLVDNYYEAVEGLVQGGSDLILIETIFDTLNAKAAIYATQQYFIDSGIELPIMISGTITDASGRTLSGQTTEAFWNSVSSARPVSVGLNCALGADALRPYVEELANKSTTYVSAHPNAGLPNEFGEYDQTPEEMAEIIEGFARDGFLNIIGGCCGSRPDHIEAIADAVSKYPPRKIPDQKPALRLSGLEPFTGDENTLFINVGERTNVTGSKRFLRLIKEEQYEEALSVARDQVENGAQIIDINMDEGMLDSKDVMVTFLNLVASEPDISRVPIMIDSSKWEVIEAGLRCIQGKAVVNSISLKEGEEEFLKRARDCMRYGAAVVVMAFDEDGQADTFERKTEICKRSYDLLVGIGFTAGDIIFDPNIFAIATGIEEHNNYAVDFINASRWIRDNLPHASISGGVSNVSFSFRGNDAVREAIHSVFLYHAIKAGMNMGIVNPSQLVIYDEIDPELKELVEDVVLNRRDDATDRLLEIAERYRSKGGKTQEEDLAWREWPVEKRVEHALVKGITNYIIEDTEACWQRAERPIEVIEGPLMDGMGVVGDLFGDGKMFLPQVVKSARVMKQAVAHLIPYIEAEKSEGQKAKGKILMATVKGDVHDIGKNIVGVVLQCNNYEVLDLGVMVPCDKILDVAKKENVDIIGLSGLITPSLDEMVHVAKEMQRLDFNIPLMIGGATTSKAHTAVKIEPQYKNDIALYVSDASRCVNVASQLLSKTAKPALVDGARTEYDEIRERRKNRGERTKLVSLKEARERAPEIRFDDYQPPKPAFTGVRSFETYDLKELVDYIDWTPFFISWDMSGKYPAIFDDPKRGEAARTLFDDGQKILQQMIDEKRVSAKAAIGFWPANRRGDDIVLYTDETREKELTTLHHLRQQDDKAPGKPMMTLSDFVAPEGDGPVDYVGGFAVTTGIGAEEFSLEFKDGNDDYNAIMVKALADRLAEAFAEHLHERVRKEFWGYAEDEALRNDDLIRERYRGIRPAPGYPACPDHTEKATLFDLLDAPANAGLELTEHFAMFPTAAVSGWYFSHPESKYFAVGKIGVDQVEDYATRKGISKAEAERWLAPSLAYDPAE, translated from the coding sequence ATGACCGATCGCAACTCTCGCCTGGACCGCCTGGAACAGCTTGGAAACGCCCTGAAAGAACGCATCATCATTCTCGATGGTGGCATGGGCACCATGATCCAGAACCTGAAACTGGACGAGGCAGCGTTCCGTGGCGACCGGTTTGCCGATTATGACCGTGAGGTTCAGGGCAATAATGACCTGCTGAACCTGACCCAGCCCGCCCTGCTCCGCAATATACACGCGGACTATCTTGAGGCCGGCGCTGACATCATAGAAACCAACACCTTCAATTCCACCCAGCTGTCGCAGGCCGACTATGGTCTCGAATCGATTGCGAAGGAATTGAATGTTGAAGCCGCAAAACTGGCGCGCCAGATTGCGGACGAATTCACCGCCCGCAACCCGGAAAAGCCGCGTTTCGTGGCGGGTGCGGTTGGCCCGACATCACGCACTGCCTCCATTTCACCGGATGTTAACAATCCGGGGTATCGCAATGTCGATTTCCAGACCCTGGTGGACAACTATTACGAAGCGGTGGAAGGCCTCGTTCAAGGCGGCAGCGACCTGATCCTGATCGAAACCATCTTCGATACGTTGAACGCCAAAGCCGCGATCTACGCCACCCAACAGTACTTCATCGACAGTGGCATCGAGTTGCCAATCATGATTTCCGGCACCATTACCGATGCATCCGGCCGCACCCTTTCGGGCCAGACTACCGAGGCGTTCTGGAACTCCGTGTCCTCCGCCAGGCCTGTTTCGGTCGGTCTGAACTGCGCCCTCGGTGCTGACGCCCTACGCCCCTATGTGGAAGAGTTGGCTAATAAATCAACGACCTACGTCAGCGCCCACCCCAATGCCGGGCTGCCGAACGAATTCGGCGAGTATGACCAGACGCCGGAAGAAATGGCGGAGATTATTGAAGGCTTTGCCCGTGACGGGTTTCTGAACATCATTGGTGGTTGCTGTGGCTCACGCCCCGACCATATCGAAGCCATTGCGGATGCGGTTTCCAAGTACCCGCCCAGAAAAATACCAGATCAGAAACCCGCTCTGCGGCTGTCCGGTCTTGAACCATTTACGGGAGACGAAAACACTCTGTTCATCAACGTGGGTGAGCGCACCAACGTGACGGGGTCCAAGCGGTTCCTGCGGTTGATCAAGGAAGAGCAGTACGAAGAGGCCCTCAGTGTCGCCCGCGATCAGGTGGAAAACGGTGCCCAGATCATCGATATCAACATGGACGAGGGCATGCTGGATTCGAAGGACGTCATGGTGACGTTCCTCAATCTGGTAGCGTCGGAACCCGATATCTCCCGCGTTCCGATCATGATCGATTCCTCCAAATGGGAGGTAATCGAAGCCGGCCTGCGCTGCATACAGGGCAAGGCGGTGGTGAACTCCATCAGCCTGAAGGAAGGCGAGGAGGAGTTCCTCAAGCGCGCCCGTGACTGCATGCGCTACGGTGCGGCTGTTGTGGTCATGGCCTTCGATGAGGACGGCCAGGCGGATACCTTCGAACGCAAGACGGAGATCTGCAAGCGCTCCTACGATCTCCTCGTTGGTATCGGCTTCACTGCCGGCGATATCATTTTCGACCCCAACATCTTCGCCATTGCCACAGGCATCGAGGAACACAACAACTACGCGGTGGATTTCATCAACGCCAGCCGCTGGATTCGCGACAACCTGCCCCACGCGTCCATTTCCGGCGGCGTGAGCAACGTGTCGTTCTCGTTCCGCGGCAACGATGCCGTGCGCGAAGCCATCCACTCCGTATTCCTGTACCACGCCATCAAGGCCGGCATGAATATGGGCATCGTCAACCCCAGCCAACTCGTGATCTACGACGAAATCGATCCGGAGTTGAAGGAGTTGGTTGAAGACGTGGTGCTCAACCGCCGCGACGACGCCACCGACCGCTTGCTGGAAATTGCCGAGCGCTATCGCAGTAAGGGCGGCAAGACCCAGGAAGAAGATCTGGCCTGGCGCGAGTGGCCGGTTGAGAAGCGAGTGGAGCACGCCCTCGTCAAGGGCATCACCAACTACATCATTGAAGACACGGAAGCCTGTTGGCAGCGTGCCGAACGCCCGATCGAAGTCATTGAAGGCCCTCTGATGGACGGGATGGGCGTGGTTGGCGACCTCTTTGGTGACGGCAAGATGTTCCTGCCCCAAGTAGTCAAGAGCGCCCGCGTCATGAAGCAGGCGGTGGCCCATCTGATTCCGTATATCGAGGCCGAGAAATCCGAAGGCCAGAAAGCCAAGGGCAAGATCCTGATGGCAACCGTCAAAGGCGACGTACACGATATCGGCAAGAACATCGTGGGCGTGGTGTTGCAGTGCAATAACTATGAGGTTCTCGACCTCGGCGTGATGGTGCCCTGCGACAAGATCCTTGACGTCGCAAAGAAGGAAAACGTCGACATCATCGGCCTCAGTGGCCTGATCACGCCGTCGCTGGATGAAATGGTCCACGTTGCCAAGGAAATGCAGCGACTGGACTTCAACATCCCGCTGATGATTGGCGGCGCCACCACCTCCAAGGCTCACACTGCGGTAAAGATCGAACCCCAGTACAAGAACGACATCGCCCTGTATGTATCCGACGCCTCGCGCTGCGTGAACGTTGCCTCCCAGTTACTGAGCAAGACCGCCAAACCCGCATTGGTGGACGGTGCGCGCACGGAGTACGACGAAATTCGTGAGCGCCGTAAAAACCGGGGGGAACGCACCAAGCTGGTCTCATTGAAGGAAGCCCGGGAACGCGCCCCGGAAATCCGATTCGACGACTACCAGCCGCCGAAGCCAGCCTTCACCGGTGTACGGTCCTTCGAAACCTATGACCTGAAAGAACTGGTGGACTACATCGACTGGACGCCCTTCTTTATTTCCTGGGACATGTCCGGCAAGTACCCCGCCATTTTCGATGATCCAAAGCGGGGTGAAGCGGCCAGGACGCTGTTTGATGACGGTCAAAAAATCCTTCAGCAGATGATCGACGAGAAACGCGTTTCCGCCAAGGCGGCGATCGGCTTCTGGCCCGCCAACCGCCGCGGCGACGATATTGTGCTCTATACCGACGAGACGCGGGAAAAGGAACTCACCACCCTGCACCATCTGCGACAGCAGGATGACAAGGCACCAGGCAAGCCGATGATGACGCTGTCGGATTTTGTAGCACCGGAAGGCGACGGCCCCGTAGACTACGTGGGCGGCTTTGCTGTGACCACCGGCATTGGCGCGGAGGAGTTTTCGCTGGAATTCAAGGATGGCAACGACGATTACAACGCCATCATGGTCAAGGCCCTGGCCGACCGCCTTGCGGAAGCCTTTGCCGAGCACCTGCACGAACGGGTACGGAAGGAATTCTGGGGTTATGCCGAAGACGAGGCACTCAGAAATGACGACCTGATCCGTGAACGGTACCGGGGCATTCGACCTGCGCCAGGCTATCCTGCCTGCCCGGATCACACGGAAAAGGCCACTCTGTTCGACCTGCTCGACGCACCGGCAAACGCTGGACTGGAACTGACCGAGCACTTTGCCATGTTCCCGACCGCGGCCGTTTCCGGATGGTATTTCTCCCATCCCGAATCAAAGTATTTTGCAGTGGGTAAGATTGGCGTGGATCAGGTTGAAGACTACGCAACACGAAAGGGAATATCCAAGGCCGAAGCAGAGCGATGGCTGGCGCCCAGCCTTGCGTACGACCCGGCGGAATAA
- the nfuA gene encoding Fe-S biogenesis protein NfuA, translating into MALVTVTDPARDYLAQLIEKQDVEGMGVRIFVTQPGTKNAETCLAYCPPNEIVPTDEQVDLGKFTLFLDHNSVPFLEEAFVDYSKDQMGGQLTIKAPNAKVPSVDENAPLPDRIQYILASEINPNLAAHGGEVSLVEVAEESIAVLRFGGGCQGCSAVSLTLKQGVESTLKERVPEITAVRDVTDHTYTENAYYQ; encoded by the coding sequence ATGGCATTGGTTACGGTGACAGATCCCGCTCGGGATTACCTTGCACAACTTATTGAGAAACAGGATGTGGAGGGCATGGGTGTCCGTATTTTTGTAACCCAGCCCGGCACCAAGAACGCCGAGACCTGTCTTGCCTACTGCCCGCCGAACGAAATCGTTCCGACGGACGAGCAGGTTGATCTGGGCAAGTTCACGCTGTTTCTCGATCATAATTCGGTGCCGTTCCTGGAAGAAGCCTTTGTGGACTACTCCAAGGACCAGATGGGCGGGCAGTTGACCATCAAAGCGCCTAACGCCAAGGTGCCCAGCGTTGATGAGAACGCGCCGTTGCCTGACCGCATCCAGTATATCCTGGCGTCGGAAATCAACCCCAACCTTGCGGCTCACGGTGGCGAAGTGTCCCTGGTTGAAGTGGCCGAGGAATCCATTGCCGTCCTGCGGTTTGGCGGGGGTTGCCAGGGCTGCAGCGCGGTGAGTCTCACACTGAAGCAGGGTGTTGAATCGACGCTGAAAGAGCGTGTTCCGGAGATAACGGCTGTCCGCGACGTTACCGATCATACCTACACGGAAAATGCTTATTATCAGTAA